DNA sequence from the Lachancea thermotolerans CBS 6340 chromosome H complete sequence genome:
CTTAAGTTGAATACTCAAGTCATAATCTTTTACGCTGCCCActttcagcagctgcggTAGTCAAGCTCGTGagagcaaaaaaaaacggcTATGTGCTCATACAGTAGGAAGTAGCCAGCAACTCATGTTGCCTTAAGGGTGTTGGTTTCCGAGTGGTTCTGGCACGTGCTTTTTTTATTGTCTTGCGAATAGTCAAGCAACACACCCATTGCACACAGAGAAATTTTTTAACTCCGATTCCTTTATATTAACATTTGCATCAGAAACACTGCTATTGTATGTTGCTTCTTGCTTGTTCAATACTTTGATACTcgtcttcaagtttttagTTTTCTGACCCTAGCGCTTTTGCGTCATTTTTTGGCTCGCTTTCTGAAGAGGTGTTAGGTCCCGCCGTGCAGCCCACGATGGAgagttttttttgcttATTTGCAAGCGTTGTGGTTGTCAAAAATAACTCGCAAGCTGTGCCATCGCCCAACGGTTAATTATAAGAAATCAACATCAGCCAACAACTATTTTCGTCCCCCTCTTTTCAGTGGTAACGAGCAATTACATTAGTAAGAGACTATTTTCTTCAGTGATTTgtaattttttttcagtgATTTGTAATTCTTTCTCGAAATATGCGGGCTTAACTTATCCGGACATTCACTACATGCAAGGAAAAACGAGAACCGCGGAGATTTCCTCAGTAAGTAACAATGATGATCTTTTTACGCTTCATCATCACTTTCCAAAGTTCTAAGCTATAAGTTCAAGCCTAGATACGCTGAAAAACTCCTGACCAACAATGTAAAGAAAACAATTACAATTGTAAGGTTGAAAACATCTAAAAATGAAATATTTTATTGTACATGCACACCCTGATAGTCATTCTCTTACTTCATCCCTGAAAGACGTGGCTGTACAAGAGTTGGAATCGCAAGGTCATGAGGTTAAAGTTAGTGATCTTTATGCTCAAAAGTGGAAGGCCTCAATAGACCGTGACGACTTCGAGCAACTTTCGCAAGAAGAGAGGTTAAAAATACCCCAAGCTTCTTATGAAGCGTATGCCAGAGGAGCATTAACAAAAGACGTAAATCAGGAACAGGAAAAACTTATTTGGGCGGACTTTGTCATTTTGTCGTTTCCTATATGGTGGTCTTCTATGCCGGCTATCCTCAAAGGTTGGGTCGATCGCGTTTTTTCTTGTGGGTTTACTTATGGAGTTGGAGAGCATAACAAAAGTCGATGGGGAACTCGTTACGGAGAAGGAGTTTTTTCAGGAAAGAGAGCAATGCTGCTAGCTACATTTGGAGGCTCAGAGAGCCAATATTCAGCGAGAGGTATTGGAGGGCCCGTTGAAGATGTGCTGTTTCCAATCAATCATGGAATTTTATACTACCCTGGCTTTACGGTGCTTCCGCCCTTTGTGGTTCACAATACTATTTCAGTTACAGAAAAACGTTTTCAGAGACTTTCAAATGAGATGCGTCTGTACCTCAAGTCTATTGACTCG
Encoded proteins:
- a CDS encoding NAD(P)H-dependent oxidoreductase (conserved hypothetical protein), with product MKYFIVHAHPDSHSLTSSLKDVAVQELESQGHEVKVSDLYAQKWKASIDRDDFEQLSQEERLKIPQASYEAYARGALTKDVNQEQEKLIWADFVILSFPIWWSSMPAILKGWVDRVFSCGFTYGVGEHNKSRWGTRYGEGVFSGKRAMLLATFGGSESQYSARGIGGPVEDVLFPINHGILYYPGFTVLPPFVVHNTISVTEKRFQRLSNEMRLYLKSIDSTKPISYRKQNYGDYLIPSLVLRDDIKPGAKGFGIHIGDAQSEA